Proteins encoded within one genomic window of Flavobacterium gilvum:
- a CDS encoding glycoside hydrolase family 28 protein produces the protein MMKKISLFLLVFLSIFFWSFDKNQPSVPFTEVVVKAPFEMPVIKIPDFSKCRKFSIVEFGAVPGDKVKISNAINKAIDKANKIGGGIVVIPKGEWLTGKIHFKSNVNLHLEKGAVLLFSENPNDYLPAVNSTWEGYECLNYSPLVYAYQCKNIAITGEGELKAKMDVWTEWFKRPKAHMESLKRLYYLASYNKPMKERMMVNDSAHMRPQFIQFNRCSNILMDGISITNSPFWTIHPFLSKDVVLRNLKVYAHGHNNDGVDPEMSQNVLIENCVFDQGDDAIAIKSGCGKNAWLLNTPSKNIVIRNCTVKNGHQLVAIGSELSGGVENVFIDNCNVVDGAKLNHLLYIKTNERRGGFVNNIYMTNVTSGKIDQGILGIETDVLYQWRDLVPTIERKLTPIKNIHLENVSATNVKFISRVLGQKELPVENVFLKNVKASEIREKNYIDENLLNFVNN, from the coding sequence ATGATGAAAAAGATAAGCCTGTTTCTACTAGTATTCCTGTCCATTTTTTTTTGGTCATTTGATAAAAATCAACCCTCAGTACCTTTTACGGAAGTAGTAGTTAAAGCACCTTTTGAGATGCCTGTTATCAAAATTCCTGATTTTAGCAAATGCAGGAAATTTTCAATAGTTGAATTTGGTGCAGTTCCCGGAGATAAAGTTAAGATTTCGAATGCCATAAATAAGGCAATTGACAAAGCCAATAAAATAGGGGGAGGCATTGTGGTTATTCCTAAAGGAGAATGGCTAACGGGGAAAATTCATTTTAAAAGTAATGTGAATTTACATTTGGAGAAAGGCGCTGTTTTACTTTTTTCCGAAAACCCAAATGATTATCTGCCTGCTGTTAACAGTACTTGGGAAGGCTATGAATGTCTTAATTATTCGCCATTGGTTTATGCGTATCAGTGCAAGAACATAGCCATAACGGGAGAAGGCGAGCTGAAAGCAAAAATGGATGTTTGGACAGAATGGTTTAAACGCCCCAAAGCCCACATGGAAAGTCTTAAACGCCTGTACTATCTTGCCTCTTATAATAAACCGATGAAAGAGCGGATGATGGTTAATGATTCCGCTCACATGCGCCCACAATTTATTCAGTTTAACCGTTGTTCTAATATTTTGATGGATGGGATTTCGATTACCAATAGCCCATTTTGGACCATTCATCCTTTCTTATCCAAAGATGTTGTGCTTAGAAATCTGAAAGTGTATGCGCATGGTCATAACAACGACGGGGTAGATCCGGAGATGAGCCAGAACGTGTTAATCGAAAATTGTGTTTTTGACCAAGGAGACGACGCGATTGCAATAAAATCGGGATGCGGAAAAAATGCATGGCTATTAAATACACCATCAAAAAATATTGTTATCCGAAATTGTACCGTCAAAAACGGACATCAATTGGTCGCCATTGGGAGTGAATTATCAGGTGGGGTAGAAAATGTTTTTATTGATAACTGTAATGTTGTTGATGGGGCAAAACTGAATCATTTGTTATATATAAAAACCAATGAGCGCAGAGGAGGATTTGTAAACAATATTTACATGACCAATGTTACTTCGGGTAAAATTGACCAGGGAATACTTGGAATCGAAACCGATGTTTTGTACCAATGGAGAGATTTGGTTCCAACAATTGAACGAAAACTTACTCCAATAAAAAATATACATCTAGAAAATGTAAGTGCTACCAATGTGAAATTTATTTCGAGAGTTTTGGGACAAAAAGAACTTCCGGTAGAAAATGTTTTTCTGAAAAATGTTAAAGCTTCCGAAATTCGTGAGAAAAATTATATTGACGAAAACCTTTTGAATTTTGTAAATAATTAA
- a CDS encoding (Fe-S)-binding protein: MSVGLFIPCYVNQFYPKVGIATYELLKKLGCTVEFPLDQTCCGQPMANSGYEHLTKGCDKNFIDNFSKYDYIVCPSGSCVLHVKEHLHDENREELASKMRKGVYELTEFITDVLKVESIEGNFPHRVGIHQSCHGQRGLKLSQMTELNAPFFSKPAQLLSKIKSIDLVSLSRKDECCGFGGTFCVTEEAVSVKMGQDRIKDHENKGVDYITGVDMSCLMHLDGILKRQKSPIKTIHIAEILNSGTV; the protein is encoded by the coding sequence ATGTCAGTAGGACTATTTATACCTTGTTATGTAAACCAATTTTACCCAAAAGTAGGAATTGCTACTTATGAATTATTGAAAAAATTGGGATGTACTGTTGAGTTTCCGCTTGATCAAACTTGTTGCGGACAGCCTATGGCCAATAGTGGCTATGAGCATTTAACCAAAGGCTGCGATAAAAATTTTATAGATAATTTTTCTAAATACGATTATATCGTTTGTCCTTCGGGAAGTTGTGTGTTGCATGTAAAAGAGCATTTGCATGACGAAAACAGAGAAGAATTGGCTTCAAAAATGCGAAAAGGAGTTTACGAATTAACAGAGTTTATTACCGATGTTTTGAAAGTCGAAAGCATTGAAGGGAATTTTCCGCATAGAGTTGGAATTCACCAAAGTTGCCATGGACAACGCGGTTTAAAGCTTTCGCAAATGACGGAATTAAATGCACCTTTTTTCTCTAAGCCGGCTCAACTATTAAGCAAAATAAAATCTATTGATTTGGTTTCTTTATCAAGAAAAGATGAATGTTGTGGTTTTGGAGGAACTTTTTGTGTAACCGAAGAAGCAGTTTCTGTAAAAATGGGACAAGACCGTATAAAAGACCACGAAAATAAAGGAGTTGATTATATAACCGGAGTAGATATGTCGTGTTTGATGCATTTGGACGGTATTTTGAAAAGGCAAAAAAGTCCAATAAAAACGATACATATCGCCGAAATTTTAAATTCGGGAACTGTATAA